One window from the genome of Desulfovibrio oxyclinae DSM 11498 encodes:
- a CDS encoding SDR family oxidoreductase — MSETKDAPPVLVLGATGYVGGRLVPMLLARGWKVRAAGRSTAKITARSWGDHENLEAVEADLFDEESLRKAMQGCETAYYLVHSMSAKHDFAEADREAAYNAVEAANEAGLKRFIYLGGLGEESQDGPELSHHLRSRAEVGRILKLGCADTTILRAAMILGSGSASFEIMRYLCDRLPVMVTPRWVNTKAQPISIRNVLGYLAGCLDTPETIGQTLDIGGPDILSYAELFQIYTQEAGLGRQRLISLPVMTPRLSSYWINLVTPVPMGLARPLAEGLANEVICRDNRIRDMIPQDLVSCRDAIKFAIARTNQMQVDTHCFDTGDACVPEWSAEGDASYAGGTVFRDKYVARLQGDVDKVWDVIEHIGGEAGWYFGDPLWRFRGFLDRLLGGPGLRRGRTDPDSVRIGDALDFWRVXDVRDKKRLLLKAEMRLPGEALLEFRIEPLWEKAVELRMNASFMPRGLFGLLYWYAVYPFHTLIFGNMIENIARLASVHMYEPPKKVK, encoded by the coding sequence GTGAGCGAAACCAAGGACGCACCGCCGGTTCTGGTGCTCGGCGCCACCGGCTACGTGGGCGGCAGGCTTGTGCCCATGCTGCTTGCCAGAGGCTGGAAGGTTCGTGCGGCAGGGCGCAGCACCGCCAAGATCACCGCGCGCTCGTGGGGCGACCATGAGAACCTCGAAGCGGTAGAAGCCGACCTCTTTGACGAGGAAAGCCTGCGCAAAGCCATGCAGGGGTGCGAAACAGCGTACTATCTGGTCCATTCCATGTCCGCAAAGCACGACTTTGCCGAAGCGGACCGTGAAGCCGCCTACAACGCGGTGGAAGCGGCCAACGAGGCGGGACTGAAGCGGTTTATCTACCTCGGAGGCCTCGGCGAAGAATCGCAGGACGGCCCGGAACTGAGCCATCACCTGCGCTCGCGTGCCGAAGTGGGCCGCATCCTCAAGCTCGGCTGCGCCGACACCACCATCCTGCGCGCTGCCATGATCCTCGGCTCCGGCTCTGCGTCCTTCGAGATAATGCGCTACCTGTGCGACCGGCTGCCCGTGATGGTCACCCCGCGCTGGGTCAACACCAAGGCGCAGCCCATCAGCATCCGCAACGTACTCGGCTACCTCGCGGGCTGCCTCGACACCCCGGAGACCATCGGCCAGACGCTGGACATCGGCGGGCCGGACATTCTTTCCTATGCCGAACTGTTTCAGATCTACACGCAGGAAGCGGGGCTGGGCCGCCAGCGGCTGATCTCCCTGCCCGTCATGACACCCAGACTTTCCTCGTACTGGATCAACCTCGTGACCCCGGTGCCCATGGGGCTGGCCCGGCCGCTGGCGGAAGGGCTTGCCAACGAGGTCATCTGCCGCGACAACCGCATCCGCGACATGATTCCGCAGGACCTCGTCTCCTGCCGCGACGCCATCAAGTTCGCCATCGCCCGCACCAATCAGATGCAGGTGGACACCCACTGCTTCGACACCGGCGACGCCTGCGTTCCGGAATGGTCCGCCGAGGGCGACGCCTCCTACGCGGGCGGCACGGTCTTTCGCGACAAATACGTGGCCCGGCTTCAGGGCGACGTGGATAAGGTCTGGGATGTCATCGAGCACATCGGCGGCGAAGCGGGCTGGTATTTCGGTGATCCGCTGTGGCGGTTCCGGGGATTTCTGGACCGGCTGCTGGGCGGCCCGGGACTGCGGCGCGGCAGGACCGACCCGGACTCCGTACGCATCGGCGACGCCCTCGACTTCTGGCGCGTGGNGGATGTACGAGACAAGAAGCGGCTGCTCCTCAAGGCGGAGATGCGCCTTCCCGGCGAAGCGCTGCTTGAATTTCGCATCGAACCGCTCTGGGAAAAGGCTGTCGAGTTGCGCATGAACGCCAGCTTCATGCCGCGCGGCCTGTTTGGGCTGCTTTACTGGTACGCGGTCTACCCGTTCCATACGCTGATCTTCGGCAACATGATCGAGAACATCGCACGGCTGGCGAGCGTGCACATGTACGAACCGCCCAAGAAGGTCAAATAA
- a CDS encoding tautomerase family protein, with protein sequence MPILRLETWEGLDKETKRDFVESTTRETCRILGCPPEAVTVIIDEVSKENWGAAGELCTERFPDK encoded by the coding sequence ATGCCGATTCTCAGGCTCGAAACATGGGAAGGACTCGACAAGGAGACCAAGCGCGATTTCGTGGAGTCCACCACGCGCGAGACCTGCCGGATTCTGGGCTGTCCCCCCGAAGCCGTGACCGTGATCATCGACGAGGTCTCCAAGGAGAACTGGGGCGCGGCCGGTGAGCTGTGCACCGAGAGGTTCCCTGACAAATAG
- the argJ gene encoding bifunctional glutamate N-acetyltransferase/amino-acid acetyltransferase ArgJ produces MTFIPKGFHFATAAAGFKHEGRDDLALIASDRPAAVAGVFTRNLFQAAPVLQCKAMLGRIDRASAFLVNSGQANASTGEEGLKRCRETLNMVSHATGYPADEILPASTGVIGPQLIMEKWEQAVPALADNLGKATPEEAARAIMTTDTIPKLASAEVALSGGKVTIMGMCKGAGMICPDMATMLGFICCDADVAPSAWRDMLAPAAMKTFNHITIDGDTSTNDCVMGLANGATDVKAESDNDLYLLYHSLLHVCQDLAYSIVHDAEGGTKVAHITVDGGKNDEEAELVARAVGHSPLVKTALFGCDPNWGRITAAAGRSGAMFNPENLVLSIGGITVYENGGPVEGDMDALLKPVMAETDIKIGISLGAGQGEYTLLASDLSKEYVSINADYRS; encoded by the coding sequence ATGACATTCATACCCAAGGGATTCCACTTCGCCACGGCTGCGGCCGGATTCAAGCACGAGGGCCGGGACGACCTGGCCCTCATCGCCAGCGACCGCCCCGCCGCCGTTGCCGGGGTCTTTACGCGCAACCTGTTTCAGGCCGCCCCGGTGCTTCAGTGCAAGGCCATGCTCGGCCGCATCGACCGGGCCAGCGCGTTTCTGGTCAATTCCGGACAGGCCAACGCCAGCACCGGCGAGGAAGGACTCAAGCGGTGCCGCGAGACCCTGAACATGGTCAGTCACGCCACCGGATACCCGGCGGACGAGATTCTTCCGGCCTCCACGGGCGTCATCGGCCCGCAGCTCATCATGGAAAAATGGGAACAGGCCGTGCCCGCGCTGGCGGACAACCTCGGCAAAGCCACTCCGGAAGAGGCCGCCCGGGCCATCATGACCACCGACACCATCCCCAAGCTGGCTTCCGCGGAAGTTGCGCTTTCCGGCGGCAAGGTCACTATTATGGGCATGTGCAAAGGCGCAGGCATGATCTGCCCGGACATGGCCACCATGCTGGGCTTCATCTGCTGCGACGCGGACGTGGCCCCCTCGGCATGGCGCGACATGCTGGCCCCGGCCGCCATGAAGACCTTCAACCACATCACCATCGACGGCGACACCAGCACCAACGACTGCGTCATGGGCCTCGCCAACGGCGCAACCGACGTGAAGGCCGAGAGTGATAACGATCTGTACCTGCTCTACCACTCACTGCTGCACGTGTGTCAGGATCTGGCGTACAGCATTGTCCATGACGCCGAAGGCGGCACCAAGGTGGCGCATATCACCGTGGACGGCGGCAAGAACGACGAGGAAGCGGAACTGGTGGCACGGGCCGTGGGACATTCTCCGCTGGTCAAGACCGCCCTGTTCGGCTGCGATCCCAACTGGGGGCGCATCACCGCCGCGGCCGGACGCTCCGGAGCCATGTTCAATCCCGAAAACCTCGTACTGAGCATCGGCGGCATCACCGTCTACGAGAACGGCGGTCCGGTGGAAGGCGACATGGATGCCCTGCTCAAGCCCGTCATGGCCGAGACCGACATCAAGATAGGCATCAGCCTCGGCGCGGGACAGGGCGAATACACCCTGCTGGCCTCGGACCTGTCCAAGGAATACGTTTCCATCAACGCGGACTACCGTTCTTAA
- the blaOXA gene encoding class D beta-lactamase, with translation MKKILLLAAVLALAACSAVKPSQKAAQVPQDIPPTEKSIAIFRMQEGDWIIRNGPRAEMAFLPASTFKIPHTLIALQSGVVKPDEVFEWDGKDRGFEPWNRDLTLEQAFRWSAIWVYQKIARRIGPERMRNYVELINYGNADIGGAIDSFWLDGTLRITSRQQIGFLRRLHANKLPFNREHMDFVRKIMVRDSGEGWLMRAKSGWAQRIAPQHGWMVGWIERGPETTFFATNVQITERAHAQLRMVYTKSVLREIGVIGPEPK, from the coding sequence ATGAAAAAGATACTGCTTCTTGCGGCCGTGCTGGCCCTTGCCGCATGTTCCGCCGTCAAGCCCTCGCAAAAGGCAGCCCAGGTCCCGCAGGACATCCCGCCCACCGAGAAATCCATCGCCATATTCCGTATGCAGGAAGGCGACTGGATCATCCGCAACGGCCCGCGCGCCGAAATGGCTTTTCTGCCGGCGTCCACGTTCAAGATTCCGCACACTCTCATCGCGCTCCAGTCCGGCGTTGTGAAGCCTGACGAAGTCTTCGAATGGGACGGCAAGGACCGCGGCTTCGAGCCGTGGAACCGCGACCTGACGCTGGAGCAGGCGTTTCGCTGGTCCGCCATCTGGGTCTACCAGAAGATCGCACGACGTATCGGCCCGGAACGCATGCGTAATTACGTGGAACTCATCAACTACGGCAACGCGGACATCGGCGGCGCCATCGACTCCTTCTGGCTCGACGGCACGCTTCGCATCACCTCCAGACAGCAGATAGGCTTTCTGCGACGATTGCACGCAAATAAACTGCCGTTCAACCGCGAACACATGGACTTCGTCAGGAAGATCATGGTCCGCGACTCCGGCGAAGGTTGGCTGATGCGAGCCAAGAGCGGCTGGGCACAGCGCATCGCGCCGCAGCACGGATGGATGGTCGGCTGGATCGAGCGCGGTCCCGAGACCACCTTCTTCGCCACCAACGTGCAGATCACCGAACGCGCCCACGCCCAACTGCGCATGGTCTATACCAAGAGCGTCCTGCGTGAAATCGGCGTCATCGGACCGGAACCGAAATAA
- a CDS encoding DUF3124 domain-containing protein has translation MKILRAAMLLPVLWIAAAIPASAEEAPRVEQSVYVPAYSHVYQGPKSRIFDLAILLSIRNVDRSTPITISLVEYYDDHGNKVRDFLEEPIVLQPLETFEVKIPEKNTDGGSGANFIVDWEAAHRITEPIIQAVMIGAASQQGISFVCDGVPLED, from the coding sequence ATGAAGATTTTGCGCGCAGCAATGCTGCTTCCCGTGCTCTGGATCGCCGCGGCCATTCCGGCATCGGCCGAGGAGGCTCCGCGAGTGGAGCAGTCCGTCTACGTCCCGGCTTACTCGCACGTGTATCAGGGCCCCAAGAGCCGCATCTTCGATCTGGCCATCCTGCTGAGCATCCGCAACGTGGACCGCAGCACGCCCATCACCATCTCGCTCGTGGAGTACTATGACGACCACGGCAACAAGGTCCGCGATTTCCTTGAAGAGCCGATCGTGCTCCAGCCGCTGGAGACCTTCGAGGTCAAGATTCCCGAAAAGAACACGGACGGCGGCTCCGGGGCCAACTTCATCGTGGACTGGGAGGCGGCGCACAGGATCACCGAACCCATCATTCAGGCGGTGATGATCGGCGCGGCCTCGCAGCAGGGGATATCCTTCGTCTGCGACGGCGTGCCGCTGGAGGACTAG
- the aroE gene encoding shikimate dehydrogenase, whose product MTKIHGIIGWPLGHSLSPALHNFGFETIGLDARYEAWPTPPEDLGDFMDRFRSENIRGVSVTIPHKRTVMQYVDEMTFRAKSVGAVNTLFWKDGNIWGENTDVIGLAEPLRQLDELPGSAMILGAGGAARAAAAALRELDVENVTVANRTRSKAEIIAHDFVLRAVDWQARMDERPELIINTTPLGMSGDLEALSPWDADRFPEGCVVYDIVYNPLRTKLLREAQAAGCRTIEGLEMFLHQGLAQFRLWTGKNLDEQAARELLLEQLGTKG is encoded by the coding sequence ATGACGAAAATCCATGGCATCATCGGCTGGCCGCTCGGGCACTCCCTGAGCCCGGCCCTTCACAATTTCGGTTTCGAGACCATCGGCCTCGACGCCCGTTACGAGGCGTGGCCCACCCCGCCCGAGGACCTCGGCGACTTCATGGACCGCTTCCGCTCCGAAAACATCCGGGGCGTCAGCGTGACCATCCCGCACAAACGCACCGTCATGCAGTACGTGGACGAGATGACGTTTCGCGCCAAGTCGGTGGGTGCTGTCAACACGCTCTTCTGGAAAGACGGCAATATCTGGGGAGAGAATACGGACGTGATCGGCCTTGCCGAACCGTTGCGGCAGCTCGACGAACTGCCCGGTTCCGCCATGATTCTTGGCGCGGGCGGCGCGGCGCGAGCGGCTGCGGCAGCCCTTCGCGAGCTTGATGTGGAAAATGTCACCGTGGCCAACCGCACCCGGAGCAAGGCCGAGATCATCGCCCACGACTTCGTGCTGCGGGCCGTGGACTGGCAGGCGCGTATGGACGAGCGACCGGAGCTGATCATCAACACCACGCCCCTTGGCATGTCGGGCGATCTGGAAGCCCTCAGTCCGTGGGACGCGGACCGCTTCCCCGAGGGCTGCGTGGTCTACGACATCGTCTATAATCCCCTCAGGACCAAGCTGCTGCGCGAGGCACAAGCTGCCGGCTGCCGGACCATCGAGGGGCTGGAGATGTTCCTGCATCAGGGGCTGGCCCAGTTCCGGCTCTGGACCGGGAAGAATCTGGACGAGCAGGCGGCGCGGGAACTGCTGCTGGAGCAGCTCGGCACAAAAGGCTAG
- a CDS encoding IscA/HesB family protein: MIKLTDIAAEKIREHFGDNEPQPIRVYLGGGGCAGPQLMLAIDEKNEEDSAFSFDNITLLAQKELLDATGTVTVDANDYGFQVASENPISAGGGCDCSSGCGSGCGC, from the coding sequence ATGATCAAATTGACCGACATCGCGGCTGAAAAGATCCGCGAACATTTTGGCGACAACGAACCCCAGCCCATCCGCGTCTACCTCGGCGGCGGCGGATGCGCAGGCCCGCAGCTCATGCTGGCCATCGACGAAAAAAACGAAGAGGACTCCGCGTTCTCCTTCGACAACATCACCCTGCTGGCGCAGAAGGAACTGCTCGACGCGACCGGCACCGTCACCGTGGACGCCAACGACTACGGTTTTCAGGTGGCCTCGGAGAACCCCATCTCCGCAGGCGGCGGATGCGATTGCAGCTCCGGCTGCGGCTCCGGATGCGGCTGCTAG
- a CDS encoding 4Fe-4S binding protein: protein MSAPVELIYFSATGTTRRTLEAVARTLGPDEVTRTDLTSPGELETISSPEQGLAVIGVPVYAGRVAPPAAERLRKHVYGDGRPAALVVLYGNRDYEDALLELKDIAEDLGFIPVAGAAFIGEHSYATPEKPVAEGRPDLDDEKLAEEYGRRIREKLSRGRPSSLPDLELPGNRPHREGTQPNEVAPETDPQRCVLCGECARSCPMGAITVTDEVVTEALKCVMCCACTRICPFDARSLTHERVEGFRDMLTTKFSARNEPELFV, encoded by the coding sequence ATGAGCGCACCCGTCGAACTGATCTATTTCTCGGCCACCGGCACCACCCGCCGCACCCTCGAAGCCGTCGCCCGCACCCTCGGCCCTGACGAGGTGACCCGCACGGACCTCACTTCGCCCGGGGAGCTGGAAACCATCAGCAGCCCGGAACAGGGACTGGCGGTGATCGGCGTGCCAGTCTACGCGGGCCGTGTGGCCCCGCCCGCTGCCGAGCGGCTGCGCAAGCACGTCTATGGAGACGGACGTCCGGCAGCCCTCGTGGTGCTCTACGGCAACCGCGACTATGAAGACGCGCTGCTGGAACTCAAGGACATCGCCGAAGACCTCGGCTTCATTCCCGTGGCCGGGGCCGCCTTCATCGGCGAGCACTCCTACGCCACACCGGAAAAGCCCGTGGCCGAAGGCAGGCCGGACCTCGACGACGAAAAGCTCGCCGAGGAATACGGCCGCAGGATTCGCGAAAAGCTCTCGCGCGGCAGGCCGTCCTCGCTTCCGGACCTTGAACTGCCGGGCAACCGCCCGCACCGCGAGGGAACCCAGCCCAACGAGGTTGCCCCGGAGACCGACCCGCAGCGTTGCGTGCTGTGCGGCGAATGTGCCCGCTCCTGCCCCATGGGGGCCATCACCGTCACTGACGAGGTGGTTACCGAGGCGCTGAAATGCGTCATGTGCTGCGCCTGCACCCGCATCTGTCCTTTTGACGCACGCTCGCTGACGCACGAGCGCGTCGAAGGATTCCGGGACATGCTCACCACCAAATTCTCCGCCCGTAACGAACCGGAGTTATTTGTATAA
- the dnaE gene encoding DNA polymerase III subunit alpha: MAEFVHLHVHTEFSLLDGAIRINDLCQQAKDFGMPAVAITDHGSMFGAVTFYTTALDMGLKPIIGCEVYVAPGDVDDAEAHNRKDKPGGYHLVLLAKNNKGYKNLIKLVSWGYLHGFHYKPRVTKHWLNQHSEGLIALSACLAGEVPRKLMNEGLEAGAAMAKEYEAIFPGNFYLELQDNGIGDQTRLNDLLIQCSEKTGLPLVATNDCHYLTAEDYEAHDTLLCIQTQKTVDDEKRFRMDTNQLYFKSPEEMERAFAHVPEAIKNSQRIAERCNLTIELGNYSFPVYELPEGVSIDEEFVRLCREGLQKRIEVAPYEVDEKVYWDRLEYELGVIREMEFPAYFLIVQDFINWAKDNKIPVGPGRGSAAGSIVAWALRITNIDPIPYDLLFERFLNVERVSMPDIDVDFCERRRLEVVRYTAEKYGEDHVAQITTYGTMKAKAVIKDVGRALGLSFAETDRIAKLIPEDPGVMAQLLGVPKAKITVENAAKGVQELREMTRDDSKVAKLIDISKRLEGMARHASTHAAGVVISEKPMTEYLPLYTGKKGEVVTQYDMKKVEKVGLIKFDFLGLRTMTVIEDCLDIIREQGREAPDLDTLPLDDAKTYEIYSTGDTDGVFQVESSGMRKYLRLLRPNCFEDVIAMLALYRPGPLGSGMVDEFIKRKHGEVDVTYLHPSLEETLAPTYGVIVYQEQVMACAMILGRYSLGQGDLLRRAMGKKIPEEMAKHRESFLEGAEVNGIPKKTANDIFDLMEQFAAYGFNKSHSAAYALVSYYTAYLKAHFPVEFMAAIMSSEMSNTDKIIMYVNACRDMNIKVNPPNVNSGMARFSVKDGEILYAMAAIKNVGEEAINEITAEREQNGKFKNIFDFCERINLKRVTKRVLESLNKAGAFECFGCTRASIAEDLERAVALGQKKAKEKDSGMLNMLDMLGGQKEGEAMAGPEPSDVPEWEERDMLTMEKEVIGFFLTGHPLLAYRHEMKRLRMNTLEECKTLSKGMEVKVPVIITDHKVHITKKGDKMAFCNAEDLTCTGEVTMLPNVYAEAAELLLEDQPLMVEGKVDSRDDEGEGPKSAKILAEKVSLLAKYVTGSDKPVPIELSQDQVTDDALDSLQELIKKHRGETSVVLRMKTEDSIVSMRLGNGWKVFPSPDFWKDADAWKKPLETS; the protein is encoded by the coding sequence ATGGCCGAATTCGTCCATCTTCACGTCCATACGGAGTTCAGTCTCCTCGACGGAGCCATCCGCATCAACGACCTTTGCCAGCAGGCCAAGGACTTCGGCATGCCCGCCGTGGCCATCACGGACCACGGTTCCATGTTCGGTGCCGTCACCTTTTATACCACAGCGCTGGACATGGGGCTCAAGCCCATCATCGGTTGCGAAGTTTACGTGGCACCCGGCGACGTGGATGACGCCGAAGCCCACAACCGCAAGGACAAGCCCGGCGGCTACCATCTGGTGCTGCTTGCCAAGAACAACAAGGGCTACAAAAACCTCATCAAGCTCGTTTCCTGGGGCTACCTGCACGGATTCCATTACAAGCCGCGCGTCACCAAGCACTGGCTGAACCAGCACTCCGAAGGACTCATCGCCCTGTCCGCCTGCCTCGCGGGCGAAGTTCCGCGCAAGCTCATGAACGAGGGGCTCGAAGCGGGCGCGGCCATGGCCAAAGAATACGAGGCCATTTTCCCGGGAAACTTCTACCTTGAATTGCAGGACAACGGCATCGGCGACCAGACGCGGTTGAACGACCTGCTCATCCAGTGCAGCGAAAAAACCGGCCTGCCGCTGGTGGCCACCAACGACTGCCACTACCTCACCGCCGAGGACTACGAGGCGCACGACACCCTGCTGTGCATCCAGACCCAGAAAACCGTGGACGACGAGAAGCGGTTCCGGATGGACACCAACCAGCTGTATTTCAAGTCTCCCGAGGAGATGGAGCGCGCCTTCGCCCACGTGCCCGAGGCCATCAAGAACTCCCAGCGCATCGCGGAACGCTGCAACCTGACCATCGAGCTGGGCAACTACTCCTTTCCGGTCTACGAGCTGCCCGAGGGCGTCTCCATTGACGAAGAGTTTGTGCGCCTGTGCCGCGAGGGTCTGCAAAAACGAATCGAGGTGGCCCCGTACGAGGTGGACGAAAAGGTCTACTGGGACCGGCTCGAATACGAGCTGGGCGTCATCCGGGAGATGGAGTTTCCGGCCTACTTCCTCATCGTGCAGGACTTCATCAACTGGGCCAAGGACAACAAGATCCCCGTGGGCCCGGGACGCGGTTCCGCCGCAGGTTCCATCGTGGCCTGGGCGCTGCGCATCACCAACATCGACCCCATCCCGTACGATCTGCTTTTCGAACGCTTCCTGAACGTGGAGCGCGTGTCCATGCCGGATATCGACGTGGACTTCTGCGAACGCCGCCGTCTGGAGGTGGTGCGTTACACCGCCGAGAAGTACGGCGAGGACCACGTGGCGCAGATTACCACCTACGGGACCATGAAGGCCAAGGCGGTCATCAAGGACGTGGGGCGCGCGCTGGGCCTGAGCTTTGCCGAGACCGACCGCATCGCCAAGCTGATCCCGGAAGACCCCGGCGTCATGGCTCAGTTGCTGGGGGTTCCCAAGGCCAAGATCACCGTGGAAAACGCGGCAAAAGGCGTACAGGAGCTGCGGGAAATGACCCGCGACGACTCCAAGGTCGCCAAACTCATCGACATTTCCAAGCGTCTTGAAGGCATGGCGCGCCACGCCTCCACCCACGCGGCGGGCGTGGTCATCTCGGAAAAGCCCATGACCGAGTACCTTCCCCTGTATACCGGGAAGAAGGGCGAAGTCGTGACCCAGTACGACATGAAGAAGGTGGAGAAGGTCGGCCTCATCAAGTTCGACTTCCTCGGCCTGCGCACCATGACCGTCATCGAGGACTGCCTGGACATCATCCGCGAGCAGGGACGTGAGGCCCCGGATCTGGACACCCTGCCGCTGGACGACGCCAAGACTTACGAGATTTACAGCACCGGCGACACGGACGGCGTATTTCAGGTGGAATCCTCGGGCATGCGCAAATACCTGCGCCTGCTCAGGCCCAACTGTTTCGAGGACGTCATCGCAATGCTCGCGCTCTACCGTCCCGGCCCGCTCGGCTCCGGCATGGTTGACGAGTTCATCAAGCGCAAGCACGGCGAGGTGGATGTCACCTACCTGCACCCCTCCCTCGAAGAGACGCTGGCCCCTACCTACGGCGTCATCGTATATCAGGAGCAGGTCATGGCCTGCGCCATGATCCTCGGCCGCTACTCGCTCGGGCAGGGCGACCTGCTGCGCCGCGCCATGGGTAAGAAGATTCCCGAGGAAATGGCCAAGCACCGCGAGAGCTTCCTTGAAGGGGCCGAGGTAAACGGCATCCCCAAGAAGACGGCCAACGACATCTTCGACCTCATGGAACAGTTCGCGGCCTACGGCTTCAACAAGTCGCACTCGGCGGCGTACGCGCTGGTCTCCTACTACACGGCGTATCTCAAGGCCCATTTCCCGGTGGAATTCATGGCGGCGATCATGAGCTCGGAAATGAGCAACACCGACAAGATCATCATGTACGTCAACGCCTGCCGCGACATGAACATCAAAGTGAATCCGCCCAACGTCAACTCCGGCATGGCCCGATTCTCAGTGAAGGACGGTGAGATTCTCTACGCCATGGCCGCCATCAAGAACGTTGGCGAGGAAGCCATCAATGAAATCACCGCCGAGCGCGAGCAAAACGGCAAGTTCAAGAACATTTTCGACTTCTGCGAGCGCATCAACCTCAAGCGTGTCACCAAGCGCGTGCTGGAGTCGCTGAACAAGGCCGGCGCGTTCGAATGCTTCGGCTGCACCCGGGCCTCCATTGCCGAGGATCTGGAACGCGCCGTGGCGCTGGGCCAGAAAAAGGCTAAGGAAAAGGATTCCGGCATGTTGAACATGCTGGACATGCTGGGCGGCCAGAAGGAAGGCGAAGCCATGGCCGGTCCCGAACCGAGCGACGTCCCCGAATGGGAAGAGCGCGACATGCTCACCATGGAGAAGGAGGTCATCGGTTTTTTCCTCACCGGACATCCGCTGCTGGCCTACCGTCACGAGATGAAGCGGCTGCGCATGAACACGCTGGAGGAATGCAAGACGCTCTCGAAAGGCATGGAGGTCAAGGTTCCGGTCATCATCACCGACCACAAGGTGCACATCACCAAGAAGGGCGACAAGATGGCCTTCTGCAATGCGGAAGACCTCACCTGCACCGGCGAAGTAACCATGCTGCCCAATGTTTATGCCGAGGCCGCGGAACTGCTCCTTGAGGATCAGCCGCTGATGGTCGAAGGCAAGGTGGACTCGCGCGACGACGAGGGCGAAGGCCCCAAATCCGCCAAAATTCTGGCTGAAAAGGTTTCGCTGCTGGCCAAGTACGTCACCGGCAGCGACAAGCCCGTGCCCATCGAACTCAGCCAGGATCAGGTCACGGACGACGCGCTTGATTCGCTGCAGGAACTCATCAAGAAACACCGGGGCGAAACATCGGTCGTCTTACGCATGAAAACCGAGGATTCCATTGTGTCCATGCGCCTCGGCAACGGCTGGAAGGTCTTTCCTTCGCCCGATTTCTGGAAAGACGCAGACGCATGGAAAAAACCGCTGGAGACATCATGA